One Candidatus Anaeroferrophillus wilburensis genomic window carries:
- a CDS encoding UDP-3-O-acyl-N-acetylglucosamine deacetylase, which translates to MLFQRTLKKEIYATGIGLHSGKKVTIVLQPAPVDHGILFVRVAGEQRILIEAVAEHVVATNYATSLGKDGVQIGTVEHLLAALYGMGVDNALIEVHGDEIPIMDGSASPFVFLIKTAGIVSQSAPKKFLVIRDNVTVTEGDKWISLEPAASLSISCLIDFAHPLIRKQAYTLDFTDRHFERQISRARTFGFLKEVEMLKAHNLAQGGSLENAVVLDDFGVMNEGGLRFPDEFVRHKVLDCLGDMSLLGIPLIARVTAHKAGHALNHQLVKAVWSQPEAWEIVTPLEGQPAAARVASPRQTVAVPQFA; encoded by the coding sequence ATGCTTTTTCAAAGAACATTGAAAAAAGAGATCTATGCAACGGGTATCGGGTTGCATTCAGGGAAGAAAGTTACCATTGTTCTGCAGCCTGCGCCGGTGGACCATGGCATCCTCTTTGTGCGGGTGGCCGGGGAACAGCGTATCCTCATCGAGGCGGTTGCCGAACATGTGGTGGCCACCAACTACGCCACCTCATTGGGTAAAGATGGGGTGCAGATCGGAACTGTGGAACATCTGCTTGCGGCTTTGTACGGTATGGGTGTTGATAACGCCCTTATAGAGGTTCACGGTGATGAGATTCCCATTATGGATGGTAGTGCCAGTCCTTTTGTTTTTCTGATCAAAACCGCTGGTATTGTATCCCAGTCTGCACCGAAGAAATTTCTGGTGATCAGGGACAATGTAACCGTTACCGAGGGAGATAAGTGGATTTCTCTGGAGCCGGCCGCCTCGCTGTCGATTTCCTGCTTGATTGATTTTGCTCATCCGCTGATCCGTAAACAGGCTTATACCCTTGATTTTACCGATCGTCATTTTGAACGCCAGATCAGCCGCGCCCGCACCTTCGGTTTCCTGAAAGAGGTTGAGATGCTTAAAGCGCATAATCTGGCTCAGGGTGGATCCCTGGAAAATGCAGTTGTCCTGGATGACTTCGGGGTGATGAATGAGGGCGGCTTGCGTTTCCCTGACGAGTTTGTCCGCCACAAAGTGCTTGATTGTCTGGGTGATATGAGCCTCTTGGGGATACCTCTTATTGCCCGGGTAACGGCCCATAAGGCAGGACATGCTCTCAACCATCAATTGGTAAAAGCAGTATGGTCGCAGCCTGAGGCCTGGGAAATTGTTACTCCCCTGGAAGGCCAGCCAGCCGCCGCCCGGGTTGCCTCTCCCCGGCAGACGGTGGCAGTGCCCCAATTTGCCTGA
- a CDS encoding MBL fold metallo-hydrolase, with protein MFFQQFKVDGLGCLSYMIGCPRDGRVIVVDPKRDIADYLLAAKEQKMVISHIIETHVHADHISGAMELRKATGAAIHIGAGSPVSYDHIPLHDGDELILGAVKMEFIATPGHTPHAVSVAVADLVRGKMPQLLLTGDLLFVGSIGRPDLAGDELLDEQIANLYNSLYSKLSRFGDYVEVYPAHGEGSLCGAGLSAKPSSTLGYERHTNPYFNHSREDFKQLIKREIPHRPKNFSTIIATNKQGASVEEALPVVRAKSPAAIKQFLSNPQEHVLVDLREAAAFGGAHIPGSINIGMTSNSASWIGNVVDPAMHIILLGDRQEQITMATTMFRRVGYDRIVGSCIGLSDWILTGNATGFLPQVSIHSLQDILRKYPNHTIIDIRTEAEWQAGHLAEAIHLPLPRLLAKDISNSRADHISLICGSGYRSNIGASMLKNQGWQNTYSVIGGMNAWRAAGFSMVS; from the coding sequence ATGTTTTTTCAACAATTCAAGGTAGATGGTCTGGGATGCCTCTCCTACATGATCGGCTGCCCCCGGGATGGTCGGGTGATTGTCGTTGATCCGAAACGTGACATTGCCGATTACCTGTTGGCTGCCAAAGAGCAGAAAATGGTCATCAGCCACATCATCGAAACCCATGTGCATGCCGATCACATCTCCGGCGCCATGGAACTCAGGAAAGCAACCGGGGCGGCCATTCATATCGGCGCCGGCAGCCCGGTATCCTACGATCATATTCCCCTTCATGATGGTGATGAACTGATCCTTGGGGCCGTCAAAATGGAGTTCATTGCCACCCCCGGACACACACCCCATGCCGTCTCAGTCGCCGTTGCCGATCTTGTCCGCGGCAAGATGCCACAGCTGCTGTTGACCGGCGATCTGCTGTTTGTCGGCAGTATCGGCCGCCCAGACCTGGCCGGCGACGAACTGCTTGATGAACAGATCGCCAACCTCTACAACAGTCTGTACAGCAAACTGAGTCGTTTCGGCGATTACGTTGAGGTCTACCCGGCCCACGGGGAAGGCTCCCTGTGCGGTGCCGGACTGAGTGCAAAGCCCTCTTCCACCCTGGGTTATGAGCGGCATACCAATCCCTACTTCAACCACAGTAGAGAGGATTTCAAACAGCTCATCAAACGGGAAATCCCCCACCGGCCAAAAAATTTTTCAACCATTATTGCCACGAACAAACAAGGCGCCTCGGTGGAGGAAGCGTTGCCGGTGGTCAGAGCAAAAAGTCCGGCTGCCATCAAACAATTTCTCAGCAACCCCCAGGAGCATGTGCTGGTTGACCTCCGGGAAGCGGCAGCTTTCGGCGGCGCCCACATCCCCGGCAGCATCAACATCGGCATGACGTCAAATTCCGCCTCATGGATAGGCAATGTGGTGGATCCAGCGATGCATATTATCCTGCTGGGAGACCGGCAGGAGCAGATAACCATGGCAACCACCATGTTTCGCCGGGTGGGCTATGACCGGATTGTGGGTTCCTGCATCGGCCTGTCCGACTGGATACTGACGGGCAATGCAACCGGCTTTCTCCCTCAGGTATCCATCCATAGTTTACAAGACATCCTGCGAAAATATCCCAACCACACAATTATCGACATCCGCACCGAAGCGGAATGGCAGGCCGGTCACTTGGCTGAAGCCATCCACCTGCCTCTGCCGCGACTGCTTGCCAAGGACATCAGCAACAGCCGGGCAGATCATATCAGCCTGATCTGCGGTTCCGGCTATCGCTCCAATATCGGCGCCTCGATGCTCAAGAACCAAGGATGGCAAAACACCTACAGCGTCATCGGCGGGATGAATGCCTGGCGAGCCGCCGGGTTCTCCATGGTCAGCTGA